Proteins from a genomic interval of Benincasa hispida cultivar B227 chromosome 7, ASM972705v1, whole genome shotgun sequence:
- the LOC120080773 gene encoding amino acid transporter AVT6C-like encodes MSPPPEHVPLLPKMKPAIKTASVSGAVFNVSTSIIGAGIMSIPFTLKVLGIIPAVVVIMLVAFMTDLSVELLLRFTHSGDSTTYAGVMKESFGPIGSVATQICVMITNLGCLIMYLIIIGDVLSGNKGGEEVHLGVLQQWFGIHWWNSREISILFTVVFILFPLVLYQRVDSLRFSSFVSVVLAVVFVGISSVMAVMAIVEGKTKRTRLVPEVEDESSFFELFTAVPVLVTAFTFHFNVHPISFELRNSRDMMTAVRVALLLCAIIYFTIGIFGYLLFGDSLMSDILTNFDQTFGSSTGALLNDIVRLSYAFHLMLVYPLLNFSLRFNINEFLFPNKPPLASATPRFFTITMALLLFSYLAAIAFPNIWSIFQFMGSTSAACLAFIFPGAIALRDVNGISTKRDKMIASIMATLAVVTSIIAIATNINKALNNKS; translated from the exons ATGTCGCCACCGCCGGAGCACGTACCTCTCCTGCCGAAGATGAAGCCGGCCATAAAAACCGCGTCAGTCTCCGGCGCCGTGTTCAATGTCTCAACGAGCATAATCGGCGCCGGAATCATGTCGATTCCATTCACTCTTAAGGTCCTCGGCATAATCCCAGCCGTCGTCGTAATCATGCTTGTGGCTTTCATGACCGACTTATCCGTGGAGCTTTTACTGAGATTCACTCACTCCGGTGACTCAACGACTTACGCCGGCGTAATGAAGGAGTCATTCGGCCCGATTGGTTCGGTTGCAACGCAAATTTGTGTCATGATTACAAATCTCGGATGCTTAATCATGTACTTGATTATAATAG GGGATGTGTTGTCTGGAAATAAAGGAGGAGAAGAAGTGCATTTGGGAGTACTACAACAATGGTTTGGAATTCATTGGTGGAATTCGAGAGAGATTTCAATTCTTTTCACCGTGGTCTTCATTCTATTTCCTCTCGTTCTTTATCAACGTGTTG ATTCATTGAGATTCAGTTCGTTTGTATCGGTTGTTTTGGCGGTGGTTTTCGTTGGGATAAGCTCGGTAATGGCGGTAATGGCGATAGTTGAAGGGAAAACGAAGAGAACGAGATTGGTACCGGAGGTTGAAGATGAAAGCTCCTTCTTCGAATTATTCACTGCGGTGCCAGTTCTTGTCACAGCCTTCACCTTTCATTTTAATG TTCATCCAATAAGTTTCGAGCTTCGAAACTCGAGAGATATGATGACGGCAGTTCGAGTGGCTCTCCTTCTATGTGCCATCATATACTTCACTATAGGCATTTTTGGGTACTTGCTATTTGGGGACTCTTTAATGTCGGACATTCTAACCAATTTTGATCAAACTTTTGGTTCATCAACAGGAGCTTTATTGAATGATATTGTGAGATTAAGCTATGCATTTCATCTCATGCTGGTTTACCCTTTGCTCAACTTCTCATTAAGGTTCAATATAAATGAATTCTTGTTCCCAAACAAGCCTCCTTTGGCCTCAGCTACACCAAGGTTTTTTACCATAACAATGGCTTTGCTCCTCTTCTCCTACTTGGCTGCAATTGCTTTCCCAAATATTTGGTCCATTTTTCAGTTCATGGGCTCTACTTCAGCAGCCTGCCTTGCCTTCATCTTTCCCGGTGCCATTGCCCTCAG GGATGTGAATGGAATATCCACAAAGAGAGATAAGATGATTGCTTCAATAATGGCAACTCTAGCCGTGGTGACAAGCATTATTGCTATTGCTACAAACATAAACAAGGCATTGAATAATAAGTCTTAA